From Streptomyces zhihengii, the proteins below share one genomic window:
- a CDS encoding winged helix DNA-binding domain-containing protein has translation MAHTANPPVLGVRALNRATLERQFLLRRDPHTRPTAEAAVERLVGLQAQNVKPPYFALAARIADFDPRELSDAMAGRKVARLVTLRSTVHTHTADDCLTLRPLVQAARDRELRQFRGGLTGVDLARLARVVRDLVEERPRTMKQLREALLVHWPDADPFALSVAARCTLPLVQVTPRGLWGASGQVELTTAEHWLGRPAEPAPPADGTVLRYLAAFGPASVKDMQTWSGLTRMREVFERLRPRLLVFRDERGTELFDLPDAPRPDPATPAPPRFLPEFDNLLLSHADRTRVVPAEHKGRTWTGNQAHRTFLADGFLAGTWDLEESAATATLTVRPFGPLTRALRAGLTEEAARTLALMSAAPRHDIRFADA, from the coding sequence ATGGCCCACACGGCGAACCCTCCCGTACTCGGCGTCCGCGCCCTCAACCGCGCCACCCTGGAACGCCAGTTCCTGCTCCGGCGCGACCCGCACACCCGCCCGACCGCCGAGGCGGCGGTGGAACGCCTCGTCGGGCTCCAGGCGCAGAATGTCAAACCGCCCTACTTCGCCCTGGCCGCCCGCATCGCGGACTTCGACCCGCGGGAGCTCTCCGATGCCATGGCCGGCCGGAAAGTCGCCCGCCTGGTGACCCTGCGGTCCACCGTGCACACCCACACCGCCGACGACTGCCTGACGCTGCGCCCCCTCGTCCAGGCGGCCCGCGACCGCGAACTGCGCCAGTTCCGAGGCGGGCTCACCGGGGTCGACCTGGCGCGCCTGGCCCGCGTCGTGCGCGACCTCGTCGAGGAGCGGCCGCGGACCATGAAGCAGCTCCGGGAGGCCCTGCTCGTCCACTGGCCCGACGCCGACCCCTTCGCGCTCTCCGTCGCCGCCCGCTGCACCCTCCCGCTCGTCCAGGTCACCCCGCGCGGGCTGTGGGGCGCGAGCGGACAGGTCGAACTGACCACCGCGGAACACTGGCTGGGCCGCCCCGCCGAGCCCGCGCCCCCCGCCGACGGCACCGTGCTCCGCTACCTCGCCGCCTTCGGGCCCGCGTCCGTCAAGGACATGCAGACCTGGTCCGGGCTGACCAGGATGCGCGAGGTCTTCGAACGCCTGCGGCCACGCCTGCTGGTCTTCCGCGACGAGCGCGGCACCGAGCTGTTCGACCTCCCCGACGCGCCGCGCCCCGACCCCGCCACCCCGGCCCCGCCCCGCTTCCTGCCCGAGTTCGACAACCTGCTGCTCTCCCACGCGGACCGCACCCGCGTGGTGCCCGCGGAGCACAAGGGCCGCACCTGGACGGGCAACCAGGCCCACCGCACCTTCCTGGCCGACGGGTTCCTCGCCGGGACCTGGGACCTCGAAGAATCCGCCGCCACCGCGACCCTGACCGTGCGCCCCTTCGGCCCCCTCACCCGCGCCCTGCGCGCCGGCCTCACCGAGGAGGCCGCCCGGACCCTCGCCCTGATGTCCGCCGCACCCCGCCACGACATCCGCTTCGCGGACGCCTGA
- a CDS encoding PIG-L deacetylase family protein, translating into MAEPYAPVPDDWQRALAVVAHPDDLEYGPALAVAAWTAAGREVSYLMVTRGQAGMDTVTPEEAGRIREEEEIRAAALVGVKEIEFLDHPDGTIEYGLPLRRDIAAAIRRHRPDILVTLNFHERWRGGDWNSPDHRHVGRALLDAASDAGNRWIFPELAAEGLEPWKGVRYVAVGGSPFAGHAVDVTGCMDQGVAALEAHRSYLDYLDDLGPGHPMADARGFLEKKVRTFGERFGGVPAIAFELIGV; encoded by the coding sequence GTGGCCGAACCCTACGCACCCGTGCCGGACGACTGGCAGCGCGCGCTGGCCGTCGTCGCCCACCCCGACGACCTGGAGTACGGCCCCGCGCTGGCCGTCGCGGCCTGGACCGCGGCCGGCCGCGAGGTCTCCTATCTGATGGTGACCCGCGGACAGGCGGGCATGGACACCGTGACGCCCGAGGAGGCCGGGCGCATCCGCGAGGAGGAGGAGATCCGGGCCGCCGCGCTCGTCGGCGTCAAGGAGATCGAGTTCCTCGACCACCCCGACGGCACCATCGAGTACGGACTGCCGCTGCGCCGCGACATCGCCGCCGCCATCCGCAGGCACCGCCCCGACATCCTCGTCACGCTCAACTTCCACGAGCGCTGGCGGGGCGGCGACTGGAACAGCCCGGACCACCGCCACGTCGGCCGGGCGCTGCTGGACGCCGCGAGCGACGCCGGCAACCGCTGGATCTTCCCCGAACTGGCCGCCGAGGGCCTCGAACCGTGGAAGGGCGTCCGCTACGTCGCCGTCGGCGGCTCCCCGTTCGCCGGCCACGCCGTCGACGTCACCGGCTGCATGGACCAGGGCGTCGCCGCGCTGGAGGCCCACCGCTCCTACCTCGACTACCTGGACGACCTCGGCCCCGGCCACCCGATGGCCGACGCGCGGGGGTTCCTGGAGAAGAAGGTGCGCACCTTCGGCGAGCGGTTCGGCGGCGTGCCGGCCATCGCCTTCGAGCTGATCGGCGTCTGA
- a CDS encoding DUF6879 family protein — MSSNLPAFKELIGQAKHSAIHLEMRDTYTPKGPVFVDWQAGKPIEYDRHLDWVELVQETLARGVTWRRLRIVSEPVTDFIRYEWETTTIVNVPAGEDVRWLPRSRVSDLLFPGNDFWVFDGKLVRFTEFHGDGSWGPHTLNEDPAIAKMCTDSFEAAWERGIDHGDYTPEWTPAGSNG; from the coding sequence ATGTCCAGTAACCTCCCCGCATTCAAGGAACTGATCGGCCAGGCGAAGCACTCGGCCATCCACCTGGAGATGCGTGACACGTACACACCGAAGGGCCCGGTGTTCGTGGACTGGCAGGCCGGCAAGCCGATCGAGTACGACCGGCACCTCGACTGGGTCGAACTCGTGCAGGAGACCCTGGCTCGGGGCGTCACCTGGCGGCGGCTGCGCATCGTCTCCGAGCCGGTGACGGACTTCATCCGGTACGAGTGGGAGACGACCACCATCGTCAACGTCCCCGCCGGCGAGGACGTGCGCTGGCTGCCCCGCAGCCGGGTGTCCGACCTGCTGTTCCCCGGCAACGACTTCTGGGTGTTCGACGGCAAGCTGGTCCGGTTCACCGAGTTCCACGGCGACGGCTCCTGGGGCCCGCACACCCTGAACGAGGACCCGGCCATCGCGAAGATGTGCACCGACTCCTTCGAGGCCGCCTGGGAGCGCGGCATCGACCACGGGGACTACACGCCCGAGTGGACGCCCGCCGGGTCGAACGGCTGA
- a CDS encoding MFS transporter has product MTESAQEARQGRRSFLSALLPEPGPGRLLVLCTAVASLGNGLYMAGGAVYFARVVGLSPAQIGIGLSVAGVMALVLGVPVGFLADRFGPRGTTAVLALCKAAMLVFAVFVDSFALYLVMAALLGTAEQTGHVARGALVSGVMGREGRVKLSAYMRSVFNGGFAVASLAAGFVIAVDSRSLYLGLFWGNAIAMVLVAGLYMRLPRVAPQPRQPRGRREQSAVRDVPYIMVAQVSGLARIGPTVLALGVPLWLVTHTDAPRAMAAWLMLINTLMVVFLQVYVARDADTVAGASRLQKWTFLVLAVACAVAAFSGDVPAWAAAATLAVATVLFTLGEIWGEAARWGLRYELAPENAQGQYGGVFATGDALAVIAGPVLVTTVPDRLGAVGWLLLAVLFTGSLALSGPVTRWAVRTRVPAAQAAEAAEESNLQGAPGATAPQQ; this is encoded by the coding sequence ATGACTGAATCCGCGCAGGAGGCCCGGCAGGGCCGGCGGTCCTTCCTGTCCGCGCTGCTGCCGGAACCGGGGCCCGGGCGGCTCCTCGTGCTGTGCACGGCCGTCGCGAGCCTCGGCAACGGCCTCTACATGGCGGGCGGCGCCGTCTACTTCGCCCGGGTCGTCGGCCTGTCCCCGGCGCAGATCGGCATCGGGCTCTCCGTCGCCGGTGTGATGGCGCTCGTCCTCGGCGTCCCCGTCGGCTTCCTCGCCGACCGCTTCGGGCCGCGCGGCACGACCGCCGTGCTCGCCCTGTGCAAGGCGGCGATGCTGGTCTTCGCCGTCTTCGTCGACTCCTTCGCCCTGTACCTGGTGATGGCCGCGCTGCTGGGCACCGCGGAACAGACCGGCCATGTCGCCCGTGGCGCGCTGGTGTCCGGGGTGATGGGGCGCGAGGGCCGGGTCAAGCTCTCCGCCTACATGCGCTCGGTCTTCAACGGCGGCTTCGCCGTGGCCTCGCTCGCCGCCGGCTTCGTGATCGCGGTCGACTCCCGCTCGCTGTACCTCGGGCTGTTCTGGGGCAACGCGATCGCCATGGTGCTCGTCGCCGGGCTGTACATGCGGCTGCCCCGGGTGGCGCCGCAGCCCCGGCAGCCGCGCGGCCGGCGCGAGCAGTCCGCCGTCCGTGACGTCCCGTACATCATGGTCGCCCAGGTCTCCGGGCTCGCCCGCATCGGCCCGACCGTGCTCGCCCTCGGTGTGCCGCTGTGGCTGGTCACCCACACCGACGCCCCGCGCGCCATGGCCGCCTGGCTGATGCTCATCAACACCCTGATGGTCGTCTTCCTCCAGGTCTACGTCGCCCGGGACGCCGACACCGTGGCCGGCGCGAGCCGCCTCCAGAAGTGGACCTTCCTCGTGCTCGCCGTGGCCTGCGCGGTCGCCGCGTTCTCCGGGGACGTCCCCGCCTGGGCCGCCGCCGCCACCCTCGCCGTCGCCACCGTGCTCTTCACCCTCGGCGAGATCTGGGGCGAGGCGGCACGCTGGGGACTGCGCTACGAACTCGCCCCGGAGAACGCCCAGGGCCAGTACGGCGGGGTGTTCGCCACCGGGGACGCCCTCGCCGTCATCGCCGGCCCCGTCCTGGTGACCACCGTGCCCGACCGCCTCGGGGCGGTCGGCTGGCTGCTGCTCGCCGTCCTGTTCACCGGTTCGCTCGCCCTCAGCGGCCCCGTGACCCGCTGGGCGGTGCGCACCAGGGTCCCCGCGGCACAGGCCGCCGAGGCCGCCGAAGAGAGCAATCTGCAAGGCGCTCCCGGCGCGACGGCGCCGCAACAATGA
- a CDS encoding SAM-dependent methyltransferase → MPHAFVPIGVVRGPRQGTRQDDWGDVECRIELSPAELEPEATLGLSDYSHVEVVFGFHLTDRVCRGTQHPRGNPDWPRVGILAQRAPNRPNHLGVTVCALLSVDGLTLTVRGLDALDGSPVLDVKPYLPQFAARGAVREPGWSAELMRDYF, encoded by the coding sequence ATGCCGCATGCCTTCGTGCCCATCGGCGTCGTCCGCGGCCCCCGGCAGGGGACGAGGCAGGACGACTGGGGGGACGTCGAGTGCAGGATCGAGCTGAGCCCCGCGGAACTGGAGCCGGAGGCGACGCTCGGGCTGTCGGACTACTCGCACGTGGAGGTCGTCTTCGGCTTCCATCTGACCGACCGGGTGTGCCGGGGGACGCAGCATCCGCGCGGCAACCCGGACTGGCCCCGGGTCGGGATCCTGGCCCAGCGGGCTCCGAACCGGCCCAACCATCTCGGCGTCACCGTCTGCGCGCTGCTGTCCGTGGACGGGCTGACGCTGACCGTGCGCGGGCTCGACGCGCTGGACGGGAGCCCGGTCCTCGACGTGAAGCCGTACCTCCCGCAATTCGCCGCCCGGGGGGCGGTCCGCGAGCCGGGGTGGTCCGCCGAGCTGATGCGCGACTACTTCTGA
- a CDS encoding FAD-dependent monooxygenase, giving the protein MTGTGLRHVAVVGAGAAGAFFTLELSRLRPDVTIDLHDRDGRGPGAGIVMSTEFMDGLRPRFPGVFDLPPDATGTWDRTLTRVGDEDIWSGAYGTVALGRRAFHARTRALAEAGPRVRAVRGTVGSAPGRADVVVVADGAGSALRRSRAEAFGTTVTEGRTHFLWASAPVRLDPQFVLKDVRPGLLVVHAYPHGAEESTFIVESDPATLAAHGLGGDRPLPETEKELAVIFADELRGAPLHAQTARWQPFRTVANSRWHDGRWVLVGDAAHTAHFSIGSGTSLAVDDALCLARLLAGAADVPEALDAYERERRPVVEAAQSEAAESVEWFETLCRRGRVDGHRTVFALRSRRRMNTWARLRERDPEFAARTLARLAGGGAATAPSEVPVALGALTATGRLAEAELATAAGGGGVLLVPTAHGTVRCPLLPPTAAPATRPGTPAAPAVGLLLDASAEPDPVADASGGAGPAAGAAGAPGPVAGAPGVRGPVGLVSDATALAVDAPGAAGSAVDASGGAGAPDGRDPVTLVPDASALRADASGGAGPAAGAAGGVGPVVDASAVPGVPPGAPVAAGLPAPAPAAELAAWAARRGFDFLAVPVRPGAGRVSRTRRAEELTAAGVLPVVLLAEAGLPADEADTLVAAGRADLVARCAQVPGDAAPEAAG; this is encoded by the coding sequence ATGACCGGCACGGGGCTGCGGCATGTCGCCGTGGTCGGGGCGGGAGCGGCGGGGGCGTTCTTCACCCTGGAGCTGTCACGCCTGAGACCGGACGTGACCATCGACCTCCACGACCGGGACGGCCGCGGGCCGGGCGCCGGGATCGTGATGTCCACCGAGTTCATGGACGGGCTCCGGCCCCGTTTCCCCGGCGTCTTCGACCTGCCGCCGGACGCCACCGGCACCTGGGACCGCACCCTGACCCGCGTCGGCGACGAGGACATCTGGTCCGGCGCCTACGGGACCGTCGCCCTCGGACGGCGGGCCTTCCACGCCCGCACCCGGGCCCTGGCGGAGGCCGGCCCCCGGGTGCGGGCGGTGCGCGGGACCGTCGGTTCCGCGCCCGGGCGGGCCGATGTGGTGGTCGTCGCCGACGGGGCCGGGAGCGCGCTGCGCCGCTCCCGTGCCGAGGCGTTCGGCACGACCGTCACCGAAGGCCGCACCCACTTCCTGTGGGCCTCGGCACCGGTGCGCCTCGACCCGCAGTTCGTCCTGAAGGACGTGCGCCCGGGGCTGCTGGTCGTCCACGCCTACCCGCACGGCGCCGAGGAGAGCACCTTCATCGTCGAGTCGGACCCCGCCACGCTCGCCGCGCACGGACTGGGCGGGGACAGGCCGCTGCCGGAGACGGAGAAGGAACTCGCCGTGATCTTCGCCGACGAGCTGCGCGGCGCGCCGCTGCACGCGCAGACCGCGCGCTGGCAGCCGTTCCGCACGGTGGCCAACTCCCGCTGGCACGACGGGCGGTGGGTGCTGGTCGGCGACGCCGCCCACACCGCGCACTTCTCCATCGGGTCAGGCACCAGCCTGGCGGTCGACGACGCGCTCTGCCTCGCCCGTCTGCTGGCCGGCGCCGCCGACGTCCCCGAGGCGCTCGACGCCTACGAGCGGGAGCGCCGGCCCGTGGTCGAGGCCGCGCAGTCCGAGGCGGCGGAGAGCGTCGAGTGGTTCGAGACCCTCTGCCGCCGCGGCCGGGTGGACGGGCACCGCACGGTCTTCGCGCTGCGCAGCCGCCGGCGGATGAACACCTGGGCGCGGCTGCGCGAGCGCGACCCGGAGTTCGCCGCGCGGACGCTGGCCCGCCTCGCGGGCGGGGGCGCGGCCACGGCCCCGAGCGAGGTGCCCGTCGCCCTCGGCGCGCTGACGGCGACGGGCCGTCTCGCCGAGGCCGAACTCGCCACGGCGGCCGGTGGCGGCGGTGTCCTGCTGGTGCCCACCGCGCACGGCACCGTGCGCTGCCCGCTCCTGCCCCCGACCGCCGCCCCCGCCACCCGCCCCGGCACGCCCGCCGCCCCCGCGGTGGGCCTGCTTCTGGACGCCTCCGCCGAGCCGGACCCTGTCGCGGACGCATCCGGCGGGGCGGGCCCCGCGGCCGGCGCCGCCGGTGCGCCGGGCCCCGTTGCGGGTGCCCCCGGTGTGAGGGGCCCGGTCGGCCTCGTCTCCGACGCAACGGCTCTCGCGGTGGACGCTCCCGGTGCGGCGGGCTCTGCCGTCGACGCTTCCGGCGGGGCGGGCGCCCCCGATGGGAGGGACCCCGTCACCCTCGTCCCCGATGCATCTGCCCTCCGGGCCGACGCTTCCGGTGGGGCGGGCCCCGCGGCCGGCGCCGCCGGTGGGGTGGGCCCCGTCGTGGACGCCTCCGCCGTGCCGGGCGTCCCGCCCGGCGCTCCGGTTGCGGCGGGCCTGCCCGCCCCCGCCCCGGCGGCAGAGCTTGCCGCGTGGGCGGCCCGGCGGGGGTTCGACTTCCTCGCCGTACCCGTGCGGCCCGGCGCGGGCCGTGTCTCGCGTACCCGGCGGGCGGAGGAGCTGACCGCCGCCGGGGTGCTGCCCGTGGTGCTGCTGGCGGAGGCCGGGCTGCCGGCGGACGAGGCGGACACCCTCGTCGCCGCCGGCCGGGCGGACCTCGTGGCCCGGTGCGCCCAGGTGCCCGGGGACGCGGCTCCGGAGGCCGCCGGATGA
- a CDS encoding truncated hemoglobin — protein sequence MPQPPVPHHDGKVLLVADQGLQSGEHLTPQQVDRKVEDFYEGIGGEPFFQALATRFYELVAEDPVLVALFVTDDWAEHSARLAAHFVRMYGANDLTAAWDPRLHQAHSHFLIGRDHRVRWLELIARAGRDIAAPEPQFGEFLTIMKVASGEMMAASRGAALARGERFHWDGTRG from the coding sequence GTGCCGCAACCACCGGTACCGCACCACGACGGCAAGGTCCTGCTCGTCGCCGACCAGGGGCTCCAGTCCGGCGAGCACCTGACCCCGCAGCAGGTCGACCGCAAGGTGGAGGACTTCTACGAGGGCATCGGCGGCGAACCGTTCTTCCAGGCGCTGGCCACCCGCTTCTACGAACTCGTCGCCGAGGACCCGGTACTCGTCGCGCTGTTCGTCACGGACGACTGGGCCGAGCACAGCGCCCGCCTCGCCGCCCACTTCGTGCGCATGTACGGCGCCAACGACCTCACCGCCGCCTGGGACCCGCGGCTGCACCAGGCGCACAGCCACTTCCTGATCGGACGCGACCACCGGGTCCGCTGGCTGGAGCTCATCGCCCGGGCCGGGCGCGACATCGCCGCCCCCGAGCCGCAGTTCGGCGAGTTCCTCACCATCATGAAGGTCGCCAGCGGCGAGATGATGGCCGCCTCCCGGGGCGCCGCCCTGGCCCGCGGCGAACGCTTCCACTGGGACGGGACACGGGGATGA
- a CDS encoding peptidogalycan biosysnthesis protein has product MTQMDDLPAPAVRPAPPGAFTVRPGVPDDWDALLGAGSPATLSRRWITLAEGRIPGGARTLALNGGHGPSVALVGGPVAEPTGHVRFDPFRVLSGGSAADGVAELGPHPWRGRAPEDVFPCCLLMFPNYETAPAGPGAHDPVACGRWVDGLVDWARDNGMRSVAGLFLRPDFPVFTDALRERGFDIVPMVDRCDMDVTWQDFDGYLATLPRKRRFAVRRELRDIALAGVVVGERPVGEEEPELVRLRHQIVTKYGGVPDAEREAGSLRHLREHFGPENVTVVEARRDGALLSFSILVRDGAQWTVLMSGTDYDRPDASFTYFATMFYRPAELAPRLGITSMAYGLGTLQAKKLRGCTVNTLSAAALLLDR; this is encoded by the coding sequence GTGACGCAGATGGACGACCTCCCGGCCCCCGCCGTGCGACCCGCGCCGCCCGGCGCCTTCACCGTGCGCCCCGGCGTGCCGGACGACTGGGACGCGCTCCTCGGAGCGGGTTCCCCGGCGACGCTCAGCCGCCGCTGGATCACCCTGGCCGAGGGCCGCATCCCCGGCGGCGCCCGCACCCTGGCGCTGAACGGCGGGCACGGCCCCTCGGTGGCCCTCGTCGGCGGCCCGGTCGCCGAGCCCACCGGCCATGTGCGCTTCGACCCCTTCCGGGTGCTCTCCGGCGGCAGCGCCGCCGACGGCGTCGCCGAACTGGGGCCGCACCCCTGGCGAGGACGCGCCCCCGAGGACGTCTTCCCGTGCTGCCTGCTGATGTTCCCCAACTACGAGACCGCCCCGGCGGGCCCCGGCGCCCACGACCCGGTGGCCTGCGGCCGCTGGGTCGACGGCCTGGTGGACTGGGCCCGGGACAACGGCATGCGGTCCGTGGCCGGCCTCTTCCTGCGCCCCGACTTCCCCGTCTTCACCGACGCCCTGCGCGAGCGGGGCTTCGACATCGTCCCCATGGTCGACCGCTGCGACATGGACGTCACCTGGCAGGACTTCGACGGCTACCTCGCGACGCTGCCGCGCAAGCGCCGGTTCGCCGTCCGCCGGGAGCTGCGCGACATCGCGCTGGCCGGCGTCGTCGTCGGCGAGCGCCCGGTGGGGGAGGAGGAGCCCGAACTGGTCAGGCTCCGCCACCAGATCGTCACCAAGTACGGCGGCGTCCCGGACGCCGAGCGGGAGGCCGGCTCGCTGCGCCACCTGCGCGAGCACTTCGGCCCGGAGAACGTCACCGTCGTGGAGGCCCGTCGGGACGGGGCGCTGCTCTCGTTCAGCATCCTCGTCCGCGACGGCGCGCAGTGGACCGTCCTGATGAGCGGCACCGACTACGACCGCCCCGACGCCTCCTTCACCTACTTCGCCACGATGTTCTACCGCCCCGCGGAACTCGCCCCCCGCCTGGGGATCACGTCGATGGCGTACGGCCTCGGGACGCTCCAGGCGAAGAAGCTCCGCGGATGCACCGTCAACACCCTTTCCGCGGCAGCCCTGCTGCTCGACCGATGA
- a CDS encoding beta-ketoacyl-[acyl-carrier-protein] synthase family protein: MSGPRVVVTGVGPVTPIGTGRHDFWQAQLKGVSGIRAITRFDATGLPVRIAGEVDLPPGLAPGRREELATDRATHLALAAARLALDDAGLDLTALDRDRVGVAIGTGAGGVGSLERNARLLQTDGPRRIGARSVVMSMANAPAANVAIAHGITGPSTSVVTACASGAEALVTAAQMIVSDEADVVLAGGAEAPVTALIVAGFARAGALSGRGGEPAAASRPFGADRDGFVLAEGAAVLVLESEEHARARGAEVLAVLAGWGRTSDAHHVAGPHPEGAGAARAIRRALRSAGWAPSDVSYVNAHGTGTRYNDDAEARALRAALGEAAAHVPVSATKSMTGHALGAAGAVEAVASVLALRHGTVPPTLNLDSPDPAIGLDVVGAEPRPAALRAVLSDSFAFGGHNVVLAFGT; this comes from the coding sequence GTGAGCGGCCCGCGGGTGGTCGTCACCGGGGTCGGGCCCGTCACGCCCATCGGCACCGGGCGCCACGACTTCTGGCAGGCCCAGCTCAAGGGGGTCAGCGGGATCCGCGCCATCACCCGCTTCGACGCCACCGGCCTCCCCGTCCGCATCGCCGGTGAGGTCGACCTGCCGCCCGGCCTCGCCCCCGGGCGGCGCGAGGAACTGGCCACGGACCGCGCCACCCATCTCGCGCTCGCCGCCGCCCGGCTCGCCCTCGACGACGCCGGCCTCGACCTCACCGCCCTGGACCGCGACCGGGTGGGTGTGGCCATCGGCACCGGCGCCGGCGGCGTGGGCAGCCTGGAGCGCAACGCCCGGCTGCTCCAGACCGACGGGCCCCGCCGGATCGGCGCCCGCTCGGTCGTGATGTCGATGGCCAACGCCCCCGCGGCGAACGTCGCCATCGCCCACGGCATCACCGGCCCCAGCACCTCCGTGGTCACCGCCTGCGCCTCCGGCGCCGAAGCCCTGGTCACGGCCGCCCAGATGATCGTCTCCGACGAGGCCGACGTGGTGCTGGCCGGCGGCGCCGAGGCGCCCGTCACCGCGCTGATCGTCGCCGGGTTCGCCCGGGCCGGGGCCCTGTCCGGCCGGGGTGGCGAACCCGCCGCCGCCAGCCGCCCGTTCGGCGCCGACCGGGACGGCTTCGTGCTCGCCGAGGGCGCGGCGGTGCTCGTGCTGGAGTCGGAGGAGCACGCCCGCGCCCGGGGCGCCGAGGTGCTCGCCGTCCTCGCGGGCTGGGGACGGACCTCCGACGCCCACCATGTGGCCGGCCCCCACCCCGAGGGCGCGGGCGCGGCCCGCGCGATCCGCCGGGCGCTGCGGTCCGCCGGGTGGGCGCCCTCGGACGTCTCCTACGTCAACGCCCACGGCACCGGCACCCGTTACAACGACGACGCCGAGGCCAGGGCCCTGAGGGCCGCGCTGGGCGAGGCCGCGGCGCACGTCCCGGTGTCGGCCACCAAGTCGATGACCGGGCACGCGCTGGGCGCCGCCGGTGCCGTGGAGGCGGTGGCGAGCGTGCTGGCCCTGCGGCACGGCACCGTCCCGCCAACGCTCAACCTCGACTCACCGGATCCGGCCATCGGGCTCGACGTGGTGGGTGCCGAACCGCGCCCGGCCGCCCTGCGGGCCGTGCTGTCCGACTCCTTCGCGTTCGGCGGTCACAATGTGGTGCTCGCCTTCGGCACCTGA
- a CDS encoding acyl carrier protein, which produces MTTGTTSADAILHRVSALLEEKLGLLPEEITAEARFKDDLGLDSLDMVELLTIMETESGRPVDDDAVLGLATVGDVVGYLVAHGSGARR; this is translated from the coding sequence ATGACGACAGGAACCACCTCGGCCGACGCGATCCTCCACCGTGTGAGCGCGCTGCTGGAGGAGAAGCTCGGCCTCCTCCCCGAGGAGATCACCGCGGAGGCCCGGTTCAAGGACGACCTGGGCCTCGACTCGCTCGACATGGTCGAGCTGCTGACCATCATGGAGACGGAGAGCGGGCGGCCCGTCGACGACGACGCGGTCCTCGGGCTCGCCACCGTCGGCGACGTCGTCGGCTACCTCGTCGCGCACGGGAGCGGAGCGCGGCGGTGA